GGCCAGCGCCGCGTCCTGGAGGACTCCGCCGCGATCCTCTCCCGCGCCAACCAGGCCCTCGCGACCCTGGAGCGTTACAAGCTCCGCCTCGACGAGGTCGCGGGAACGTTGTCAGCGCTGGAGATCGAGGACCTGGTCACCGTTCGGGACGTCTCGGCGGTCGCCCAGCGCCTGGAGATGGTGCGGCGCATCGCCACCGAGATCGCCGAGTACGTTGTCGAACTGGGCACCGACGGGCGTCTTCTCGCCCTCCAGCTGGACGAGTTGATCGCCGGGGTCGAGCCCGAGCGCGAGCTCGTCGTACGGGACTACGTGCCCGAGCCGACCGCCAAGCGCTCCCGCACCGTCGACGAGGCCCTCGCCGAGCTGGACGCGCTCAGTCACGCCGAGCTCCTGGAACTGCCCACCGTGGCACGGGCGTTGGGCTACACCGGCTCCCCCGAGGCGCTGGACTCCGCCGTCTCCCCGCGCGGCTTCCGCCTCCTCGCCAAGGTGCCCCGCCTCCCCGGCGCGATCATCGACCGCCTCGTGGAGCACTTCGGCGGACTGCAGAAACTGCTCGCCGCCAGCGTCGACGACCTGCAGACGGTCGACGGGGTGGGCGAGGCACGGGCACGCAGCGTCCGCGAGGGACTGTCACGGCTGGCGGAGTCGTCGATCCTGGAGCGGTACGTCTAACTGGCTCCGGAGCCTTACGTCTTGACCCGCTCTGGAGCCGTGCGCCGTTACCGGCCCTGGAGCCGTACCCCTTGACCCGCCCCGAAGCCGTACGCCGTTACCGGCCCTGGAGCCGTACCCCTTGACCCGCCCCGAAGCCGTGCGCCGTTACCGGCCCTGGAGCCGTACCCCTTGACCCGCCCCGAAGCCGTACGCCGTTACCGGCCCTGGAGCCGTACCCCTTGACCCGCCCCGAAGCCGTACGCCGTTACCGGCCCTGGAGCCGTACCCCTTGACCCGCCCCGAAGCCGTACCTCGTGACTGGCGCTGCAGCCGTACGTCCAACCGGACGCCCGATGAGCGTGGGGGCGCGAGGGCCGGGCGGTCGTCGCGGCCCCCCGGCCCGTCAGTCCTTGGACAGGACGAACGACGTCTGGGCCTTCGTCAGCCCAGGCGCCTTCGCTTCCACCAAGTACGTACCCGCCGGCGCCGAACCCGCCGGAGGCCTGGCGCACTCGGGGACGCCGGCCTTGCGGTCCCACTCCACCGTGTAGGTCACCTGGTCGTCGGCGGGGACCCGGAAGAGGACGCTTCCGGGTGTCTTCGGGCAGTCGTCCGAGGACCAGATGTCGGTGTCGTCGCCTGCCTGAGTGATCGTCAGCACGGTGTTCTTCGGGCCGAGATCGAGCTTGCAGTCGCTGCCCGAGGAGTTCTTGGCGGTGAGCTCCAGCCTGGGCTTCTCGCCGGGCGCGTACGTGTTGCGCAGGCTCTTCAGCGCCAACTTGACCGCATTCGCGGTGCAGTTGGGGAGGGCGGACCCGGCGGGAAGCTGTTCCCCCGCGCCTCCGCCGCCGTTGGAACCGTCGCCGGACCCGCCGTTCGACGCGCTGCCAGCGGAATCCCCGGAACCGGACTCGGAACCGGATCCTTCGCCGGTCCCGTTCCCACCTTCACTCCCGCTCCCGCTCCCGCTTCCGCTTCCGCCGCCGCTGTCGCTGCCGCCCGACTCGTCACGTCCGCCCGGGCGTTGGCTGATCGCGGGGCCGGATCCGGAGGGGCCCGGAGTGATCGTGGGCGCGGGATTCTTGCCGTTGGACCCGTCGGAGCTGTTCTTGTTTCCTCCTCCGCCACCGAAGCCGACCACCCACACGATGAGCAGTGCCAACAGGGCGACTACGGACAGCAGTACGGCCCTCCGCCGCCAGTAGATGGTGGAGGGAAGCGGCCCGACCGGATTGCGCAGAGATCCCACGGCGCAAACTGTACGAGAGATCCGTGCCGCCGCCTGCCCCACCCGCCGCCTCGGCGTCAACTTTTCCGGATCATCATCCCGGGCGCAGGCGGCGATTCGCCCCCTCCGCCCCTACCCGTCCCGTACCTGGGGGCTCCGCCCCCAGACCCCTTGTCGCGCTTCGCGCTCGTCCTCAAACGCCGGACGGGCTAAATGACCTCTAGCGCCGGACGGGCTGAGACTCCTCCGCCTCGGGCAAAAGCCACCCCCCACATGGCAGGATCGACCTCGATGACTGCACCCACCAAGCCCACCCAGAACACCCCCGGCACCGCCCCCGGCACCGCCCCCGGAACCGCCCCAGGCGAGACCCTCCATACCCCCGTCATCGCCTGGTTCGACGCGCACGCCCGCGACCTCCCGTGGCGCCGCCCCGACGCCGGCCCCTGGGGAGTGATGGTCAGCGAGTTCATGCTGCAGCAGACCCCGGTGAACCGCGTACTGCCCGTGTACGAGCAGTGGCTGGCCCGCTGGCCCCGCCCCGCCGACCTCGCGAAGGAGGCCCCGGGCGAGGCCGTCCGCGCCTGGGGCAGGCTCGGCTACCCCCGGCGCGCCCTGCGGCTGCACGGCGCCGCGGTGGCCATAACGGAACGGCACGGCGGCGACGTACCGGCGGAGCACGCGCAGCTGCTCGCGCTCCCCGGCATCGGGGAGTACACGGCGGCGGCGGTCGCGTCCTTCGCGTACGGCCAGCGGCACGCGGTACTGGACACCAATGTGCGGCGGGTCTTCGCGCGGGCCGTCACCGGCGTGCAGTACCCGCCGAACGCCACCACCGCCGCCGAGCGCAAGCTCGCCCGCGCGCTGCTCCCCGAGAGCGAGCGCACGGCCTCGCGCTGGGCCGCCGCCTCCATGGAGCTCGGCGCGCTGGTCTGCACGGCGAAGAACGAGACCTGCCACCGCTGCCCGATCGCCGCGCAGTGCGCATGGCGGCTGGCGGGCAAGCCGGAGCACGCGGGCCCACCCCGCAAGGGGCAGACGTACGCGGGCACGGACCGCCAGGTGCGCGGCAAGCTCCTCGCCGTACTCAGGGAGGCCCTCGCGCCGGTCCCGCAGGCGACGCTGGACCGCGTATGGGACGAACCGGTGCAGCGGGCCCGCGCTCTCGACGGTCTCGTCTCCGACGGACTCGTGGAACCGCTCCCGGGCGGGCTGTATCGCCTGCCCTTGACATAGGAGTTGACCCAACGCGGGGAAGCAGAGAGCGCCAAACCGGATCAACCGGGACGGAACTCCGCCTCGCCCTACCCGCCACCCACATCCGTTACACAACCGACGGACAGCCGAGTGCTCGCCGCAGGCTGTCTCGGACAACCTCGTGACAACGCCTCCGTAGCTTCATGGCCGTACCGCAGGACAGCCGCGACACAGCGGAAGGACAGCGGTTCACCGGCAGACGGAAAACCGGCAGCAGGCAGGCCGGAAACGGGGATGGAGGCGGCTGATCATGGCGCAGGGCGAGGTGCTCGAATTCGAGGAGTACGTCCGCACTCGGCAGGACGCGCTGCTGCGCAGTGCCCGCCGCCTGGTCCCCGACCCGGTCGACGCCCAGGATCTGCTGCAGACCGCGCTCGTACGGACGTACGGCCGCTGGGACGGCATCGCGGACAAGCGGCTGGCCGACGCGTATCTGCGCCGCGTGATGATCAACACGCGCACCGAGTGGTGGCGGGCCCGGAAGCTCGAAGAGGTGCCCACCGAGCAGCTTCCGGACGCGAGCGTCGAGGACTCCGCCGAGCAGCACGCGGACCGCGCGCTGCTCATGGACATCCTGAAGGTCCTGGCTCCGAAGCAGCGCAGTGTCGTGGTGCTGCGACACTGGGAGCAGATGTCCACGGAGGAGACGGCCGCCGCCCTCGGCATGTCGGCCGGTACGGTCAAGAGCACGCTGCACCGGGCGCTGGCCCGGCTCCGCGAGGAGCTGGAGAGCCGCGACTACCAGGGGCGCGACGCCCGCGCGCTCGAACCGGGTAAGGAGCGGGATCGTTGCGCGGCCTAGGAACTCGGGCCAGGAAGGTCCTGAAGGCGGGGAGTACGGCAGCGGCCGGGCTCACCGCCCTCAGCCTTTTCATGACCGCCTGCGCCACGGGCGGTACGGGCGCCCGCGACGAGGGTCCGGCAGGCGGTGACGCGGTGGCCAAGGGGACCTCGCCCACCGCCTCCGCCTCGCCCAGCGGGCCGCCCCGGCGGGTGGACGCGGTGCGGCTCGTCAAGGACGACCCGGAGGTCAGCGAGTCGGTCAAGCGCGATCTGAAACCGTGCGGCGCCGACGAGTACCCGGTCGACGTGTCGTACGGGGACCTGACCGGGGGCCGCTCGGACGACATCGTGGTCAACGTGATGACCTGCGGTGATGCCGTCGGCGTCGGCTCGTACGTGTACCGCGAGGAAGGCGGCGCGTACCGGAACGTCTTCAGGGCCGAGCAGCCTCCGGTCTACGCGGAGATCGACCGGGGCGCGTTGGTGGTCACCCAGCAGCTGTACGAGAAGGGGGACCCCGTGTCGTATCCCTCCAGCGAAGAGGTGATCACCTACGGCTGGTCCGCGTCCCGCTTCACCGAGCAGTCCCGGATCCACAACGAGTACAGCAACGCGGTGGGCGGCGCCGTCTCACCCGCCCCCTCGACCTGAGACCTCTGAGACGTCGCACTGAGACCCGCCCCCTCGACCTGAGTCGAACCGAGAGCACACGGAGCAGCTGGATGGCAGAGCAGACCCACGTCCTGTTCGTCGAGGACGACGACGTCATCCGCGAGGCCACGCAGCTCGCCCTGGAGCGCGACGGCTTCGCGGTCACCGCCATGCCCGACGGGCTGTCCGGCCTGGAGGCGTTCCGCGCGAACCGCCCCGACATCGCCCTGCTGGACGTGATGGTCCCGGGGCTCGACGGCGTCTCGCTGTGCCGCCGCATCCGTGACGAGTCCACCGTCCCGGTGATCATGCTGTCCGCCCGCGCCGACTCCATCGACGTCGTGCTGGGCCTGGAGGCGGGCGCCGACGATTACGTGACCAAGCCCTTCGACGGCGCCGTCCTGGTCGCCCGCATCCGCGCGGTGCTGCGGCGCTTCGGGCACGCGAGCGGCGGCGCCCAGGCCGCAGAGAGCGCCCCGCCGGTGGACGGCGTGCTCGCCTTCGGCGATCTGGAGATCGACACCGAGGGCATGGAGGTGCGCAAGGGCGGTACGCCGGTGGGGCTCACACCCACCGAGATGCGCCTGCTCCTCGAGTTCTCGTCGGCGCCGGGTACGGTGCTGAGCCGCGACAAGCTGCTCGAACGCGTGTGGGACTACGGCTGGGGCGGTGACACCCGCGTCGTCGACGTACATGTACAGCGGCTGCGCACGAAGATCGGCCAGGACCGGATCGAGACGGTCCGTGGCTTCGGCTACAAGTTGAAGGCCTGAGCAGGGGTATGCGGGGGATGTTTCAGCGCCGGGACCGGGACCGGCACCGGGGTGGCGCGGGCAGGGGCCCGGACGGCGCCGTCGGTACGGGCAGTGGCAGCGGCGGCGGTACGAGGGATGGCCTGGCCATCCGTACCGGCATCCGCTGGAAGCTCAGCGCGGCGATCGCCCTGGTCGGCGCCCTGGTCGCGGTTGCGCTGAGCCTGGTCGTGCACAACGCGGCACGTGTCTCGATGCTCGACAACTCGCGCGAGCTGGCGGACGAGCGCATCCAGCTCGCGCAGCGCATGTACGGGCCCGGCCGGCAGCCCCCCTTCGGCGC
This genomic interval from Streptomyces dengpaensis contains the following:
- the disA gene encoding DNA integrity scanning diadenylate cyclase DisA; its protein translation is MAANDRAAAPGKSGGSSGADGLMRASLSAVAPGTALRDGLERILRGNTGGLIVLGSDKTVEAMCTGGFVLDVEFTATRLRELCKLDGGIVLDKDMTKILRAGVQLVPDPTIPTEETGTRHRTADRVSKQVGFPVVSVSQSMRLIALYVDGQRRVLEDSAAILSRANQALATLERYKLRLDEVAGTLSALEIEDLVTVRDVSAVAQRLEMVRRIATEIAEYVVELGTDGRLLALQLDELIAGVEPERELVVRDYVPEPTAKRSRTVDEALAELDALSHAELLELPTVARALGYTGSPEALDSAVSPRGFRLLAKVPRLPGAIIDRLVEHFGGLQKLLAASVDDLQTVDGVGEARARSVREGLSRLAESSILERYV
- a CDS encoding A/G-specific adenine glycosylase, whose amino-acid sequence is MTAPTKPTQNTPGTAPGTAPGTAPGETLHTPVIAWFDAHARDLPWRRPDAGPWGVMVSEFMLQQTPVNRVLPVYEQWLARWPRPADLAKEAPGEAVRAWGRLGYPRRALRLHGAAVAITERHGGDVPAEHAQLLALPGIGEYTAAAVASFAYGQRHAVLDTNVRRVFARAVTGVQYPPNATTAAERKLARALLPESERTASRWAAASMELGALVCTAKNETCHRCPIAAQCAWRLAGKPEHAGPPRKGQTYAGTDRQVRGKLLAVLREALAPVPQATLDRVWDEPVQRARALDGLVSDGLVEPLPGGLYRLPLT
- a CDS encoding SigE family RNA polymerase sigma factor, with the protein product MAQGEVLEFEEYVRTRQDALLRSARRLVPDPVDAQDLLQTALVRTYGRWDGIADKRLADAYLRRVMINTRTEWWRARKLEEVPTEQLPDASVEDSAEQHADRALLMDILKVLAPKQRSVVVLRHWEQMSTEETAAALGMSAGTVKSTLHRALARLREELESRDYQGRDARALEPGKERDRCAA
- the cseB gene encoding two-component system response regulator CseB, whose amino-acid sequence is MAEQTHVLFVEDDDVIREATQLALERDGFAVTAMPDGLSGLEAFRANRPDIALLDVMVPGLDGVSLCRRIRDESTVPVIMLSARADSIDVVLGLEAGADDYVTKPFDGAVLVARIRAVLRRFGHASGGAQAAESAPPVDGVLAFGDLEIDTEGMEVRKGGTPVGLTPTEMRLLLEFSSAPGTVLSRDKLLERVWDYGWGGDTRVVDVHVQRLRTKIGQDRIETVRGFGYKLKA